Proteins co-encoded in one Zootoca vivipara chromosome 3, rZooViv1.1, whole genome shotgun sequence genomic window:
- the STX11 gene encoding syntaxin-11 encodes MRDRLFEFFELARLYSQHTHDEENQPLLPHNILLFETDYALASLFKDIQAIRTSNLHLKEDIRRLGKQNTRFLTSMRRFSSIKRDTNTIAKDIKARGEEIHRKLQVLRDFSEDAETKYGSNTIIARVAKDHYVDLMHSFQEAMFKYNETEMNQRDNCKIRIQRQLEIMGKEVSGSQIEDIIEQGRWDVFSENLLSDAKGARSALNEIETRHKELMKLESRIKEVHELFLQVALLVEEQADTFDIIELNVHNVEEYVGEAKGEVRRALEYRRKHPCRTILCCCLRCCKI; translated from the coding sequence ATGAGAGACCGACTCTTTGAATTTTTTGAGTTAGCGAGGCTTTACAGCCAACATACTCACGATGAAGAAAATCAACCTCTCTTACCTCACAACATTCTGCTGTTTGAAACAGATTATGCCTTGGCAAGTCTTTTCAAAGATATCCAGGCAATCCGAACGAGCAATCTCCACCTGAAAGAGGACATTAGACGCCTGGGCAAACAAAACACTCGCTTCCTCACCTCTATGCGCCGCTTCAGTAGCATAAAACGTGACACAAACACGATTGCGAAAGACATCAAGGCTCGTGGAGAAGAAATCCACAGGAAGCTTCAGGTTTTGAGAGACTTCAGTGAAGATGCAGAAACAAAATATGGCTCAAACACAATCATAGCCCGCGTGGCAAAGGACCACTATGTTGATCTCATGCATTCTTTTCAGGAGGCCATGTTTAAATACAATGAGACAGAGATGAACCAGCGGGACAACTGCAAGATTAGGATCCAACGGCAGCTGGAGATCATGGGCAAGGAAGTGTCTGGGAGCCAGATAGAGGACATCATTGAACAAGGCAGGTGGGATGTTTTCTCTGAGAACCTTCTGTCTGACGCCAAGGGAGCTCGTTCAGCCTTGAATGAGATAGAGACCCGGCACAAAGAGCTGATGAAGCTGGAGTCCCGAATCAAGGAAGTTCATGAACTCTTCTTGCAGGTAGCCCTGCTGGTAGAAGAACAGGCGGACACCTTCGATATTATTGAGCTCAACGTGCATAATGTTGAAGAATATGTTGGAGAAGCTAAAGGTGAAGTGAGGAGAGCTCTTGAATACCGAAGGAAGCATCCTTGCCGAACaatcctctgctgctgcttgcgATGCTGCAAAATTTGA